The segment TCTGCTGGCCGCGCTCGCCGTCGTCGCCGAGGCCGCCGTCACCGCCCGCCGCCAGATCACCACCGAACTCCGCGCGGGAGACACTCAGTGATACAGACTCCCGGAGGCAACCCCCTGATGAACACCCCGCAGCCCGGCCCGCACCCCACCCCCCAGGACAGCCCGCAGCCCGGCCCGCAGCCCAGCCTGGACGAGCTGCGCCGCCGCGCGCTCGCCGCCGCCGCGCCCCGCGCCGCCGACGGCGACCACGCCATCACCTGCGAACGGCTCGTCCGGATCTTCAGCACCGACGGCATCGAGGTCCAGGCCCTCCAGGGCCTCGACCTCACCGTCGACCGGGGCGACCTGATCGCCCTCGTCGGCGCCTCCGGCAGCGGCAAGTCCACCCTCCTCAACATCCTGGCCGGGCTCGACGCCCCCACCGCCGGCACCGCCACCGTCGACGGCCACGACCTGCTCACCATGACGGCGAAGCAGCGCCTCCACTACCGGCGGGACACCGTCGGCTTCATCTGGCAGCAGACCGCCCGCAACCTGCTGCCCTTCCTGACCGCCGCCCAGAACATCGCCCTGCCGCTCCAGCTCGCCACCGGCCACCGCGCGGCCAGGCGCCACCGGTCCCGCGTCGACGAGCTCCTGGAGACCCTCGGGATCACCGACCTCGCCCACCGCCGCCCGGCCCAGCTCTCCGGCGGCCAGCAGCAGCGCGTCGCGATCGCCGTCGCCCTCGCCAACGACCCCGCCGTCCTGCTCGCCGACGAACCCACCGGCGAGCTCGACTCCGACACCGCCGCCGCCATCTTCGACGCCTTCCGCACCGTCAACCGGGAGCTCGCGACCACCATCGTCATCGTCACCCACGACCCCATGGTGGCCGGCGAGGTCCGCCGCACCGTCGCCATCCGCGACGGCCGCACCAGCACCGAGGTGATCCGCCGCACCCACACCGACGAGCACGGCACCGAGACCGTCCACGAACGCGAGTACGTCATGCTCGACCGCACCGGCCGGGTCCAGCTCCCCGCCGCCTTCCTGGCCGCCCTCGGCATGCGCCACCGCGTCGCCGCCGACCTCGCCGCCGACCACATCGCCCTCCACCCCGACGACCACACCCCCTGAGCGGTCGGGCTGTCGGTGGCGCGCAGTAGGCTGGGCAGCGTGCCAATGATCATGGATCGTGACGGGGTGGCGGAGCGGCTGGAGCCGTTCCGGCGCGAGCTGACGGCGTACTGCTACCGGATGCTGGGTTCCGCCTTCGAGGCGGAGGACGCGGTGCAGGAGACGCTGGTCCGCGCCTGGTCGAAGTTCGACGGGTTCGAGGGCCGGGCCGCGCTGCGGACGTGGCTGTACCGGATCGCCACCAACGTCTGCCTGGACATGGCGCCCGCCCCCCAGCGCCGGGCCCGTCCGATGGACCTGACCTCGCCCTGCCCGGCCGGCGCACCGGACTTGGCGCAGTCGGAGGAGAACGTCTGGGTCGGCCCGGTGCCGGACTCCCGGGTGCTCTCGGGCGATCCGGCGGAGGTCGCGGTCGGCCGGGAGTCGATCCGGCTGGCGTTCGTCTCCGCCCTGCAGAAGCTGCCCGCCCGGCAGCGCGCGGTGCTGATCCTGCGCGAGGTGCTGGCCTGGTCCGCGGCGGAGACCGCGGAGCTGCTGGAGACCACGGTGGCGTCGGTGAACAGCGCCCTGCAGCGCGCCCGGGCGACGATGTCCGCCGAGCGCCCGGCCGGTGACGTCTTCGATCCGCTGGACGAGACGCAGCGCTCCCTCCTGGCCCGGTACGTGCAGGCTTTCGAAGCCTTCGACATCGAGGCCCTGAAGCGCCTCCTGCACGAGGACGCGGTGCTGAACATGCCGCCGTTCCAGATGTGGGTGCGGGGCGTGGTCGAGCTCGGCGAGTGGTGGCAGGGCGCGGGCTGCGGCTGCGCGGGCTCCCGCCTGGTCCCGGTCGAGGCCAACGGCACCCCGGCGTTCGCCCAGTACCGCCCGGCCGAGGACGGCGACGGCTGGACGCCCTGGGGCATCACCCAGTTGGAGATCGTCGACGGCCGGATCGCCACCATGACCAACCACATGGACGTCGACCGGCTCTTCCCGCTCTGGGGCCTCCCAGCCCGGCTGCCCGCCGAGCCCCGCGCCTGATCCGCTCCCCCACCGCCGCGCTCACTCCAGCGGCAGCGCCTGCGCCAGTCCGGTCAGCTCCAGCAGCAGCCGCCAGCGCTCCCCCGCGCCGCGCAGCACCACCTGGTGGCCCGCCCGCCGCACCAGCACCGCCAACCCCCCGACCCGCCGCAGCTCCCCGGGCCCGGGCCCGGCCACCTCCCCCACCAGCAGCGCGACGCGGACGGGGTGGCCGGCCCGCCCGGCGAGCAGCGCGTCGAGCCGCGCCTCCGCTCCGGGGGACAGGTCGAGTTCCAGGGTCTCCATGCCCGTACTGACCGTCCGGAGGCCCGGAACTCATCGCCCGCGCGGCACGGCCTCCACCGGGGCCCCCGGTTAAAACATTCGTAACATGTCACATGTGACCCTGCGTCGGCTCCCGCGCGCCCGGTACGGTCGAGCCCCTCGGGGCGGCCGCCACGGCCGGAACTCCCCGACCGCCCCCGGCCCGCACCGCGGTCGGCGACCCGCCCCGGACAGCGGACCGCAGGACGCCGCACCGGCCGGCCCGGAGAAGGAGATCCCCGGACATGGCATCACCGAACACGGACTTCGGCGCGGCGGGAGCCTCCTGCGCCCGCCACAACGCCTCCGCACGCGGCCGGCTGCGGCACGACCTCGTCGCCCGCCGGCTGCTGGCCGAGCTGCCCGGGGCTCCGGCCCGCGTGCTGGACGTCGGCTGCGGCGACGGCGAGATGACGCTCCGGCTGGCCCGCGCGGGCCACCGGGTCACCGGGGTCGACCCGTCCGCCGACATGCTCGCCGCCGCCGCCGAGCGCCTCGCCGCGGGCCTCGGCGTGCGCTCCGACCACGCCGACCGGGTCCGCCTCCGGCAGGCGGACCTCGCGAGCCTGCCCGCGGACCTTGGCGTGTTCGACGCGGTCTGCTGCCACGGCGTCCTGATGCACCTGGACGATTCGGCGGCGGCGGTCCTCCGGCTGGCCGGCCTGGTCGCGCCCGGCGGCGTGCTGAGCGTCCTGACCAGGAACCGGGGGGCCACCGGCGTCCGCGAGGCACTGCGCGGCGACTACCGGCGGGCCCGCGAGCTGATCGAGGCCGGCGCGGGCGAGAGCGTGGGCAACCTCGGGCTCGGCACCCGGGGCGACGACCCGGCCCGGCTGGACGCCTGGGCCGCGGCCGGCGGCCTGGTCCCGCTCGCCTGGCAGGGCGTGCGCGTCTTCCACGACCACCGGGACGACTGGCGGCCGGACCCGGCCGAGTACCAGGCCGCCCTGGAACTGGAGTGGGCCGCCTCGTCGCGCGACCCGTACCGCGGGACGGCCCGCCTGGTCCACACCCTGGCCCGCCGCCCGGCCCACCCGTGAACCGGAGCGGGCCCCCGCGAGGGCCCCGCCGGCCCAGCCCGGAACCCCTCGCGCCCGTCGGGCCACCGCCGGTCACCCGTCCCGCGCGCTTCCCCTTCCTCGTTCGAACGAAGGGGGGCGGTCCCGGCCGCCGGGCCGCCCGTCAGGCGAAGTAGCCGCCGTCGACGGCGAACACGCTGCCGGTGACGAACGCGGCGGCGGGGGTGGCGAGGAAGACCACGGCGGCGGCGATCTCCTCGGGGCGGCCGTAGCGGCCCAGCGCGTTGGCGGCGCGCTGGGCGTCGGAGTGCGGGCCGCTCTCGTCGTTCATCTCGGTGGCGGTGGAACCGGGCTGCACGACGTTGACGGTGATGCCGCGCCCGGCGAGCTCGGCGGCGGCGCCGCGGCTGTACGCGGTGACGGCGGCCTTGGTCGCGGAGTAGTCGGCGAGGCCGGGCAGGCCGGGGCGGGCGGCCAGGTTGGAGCCGATGGTGATGATCCGTCCGCCGGCCGGGAGCCGGGGCGCGGCGGCCCGGATCGCGGCGGTCACGCCGGACACGTTGATCGCGTACTGGCGCTCCAGCGCCCGCGGGTCCGCCTCCCCGTCGACCAGGCCGCCGGCCAGCACGCCCGCGTTGTTGACCAGGATGTCGAGCCTCCCGAAGTCCGCCGCGACGGCGGCCACCAGCGCCTCGACCTCCGCGGCGTCGCCCTGGTCGGCCTTGTACGCGGCGGCCCGCCGCCCGAGCGCCTCGATCTGCCGGACGACCTCCTCGGCGCGCGGCGCCGAGCCGCTGTGGCTGAGCGCGACGTCCGCCCCGGCGGCCGCCAGGGCGAGCGCGGTGGCGGCGCCGATGCCGCGCGAGCCACCGGTGACCAGGGCGGTGCGGCCGGCCAGCACGTCGGGCGCGAAGGTGGCGGCGGACGTCCGGGTCAGTTCCTGCGTCTGCGTCATGTCGGGTTCCCCTTCGAGATCTGTACCGCTCGGTACACATCGAGGAAGTTACCATATCGGTCGGTACAGAATCCGCCGGAGCACTCCCACCCACCGGCCTGACCCCGGGAAGGCAGGACGACATGACGGGCCGTCCGCGCACGTTCGACCTCGACGACGGACTCGACCGCGCCATGCGGGTCTTCTGGCGGCACGGCTACGAGGGCACCGCGCTCTCCGACCTCACCGCCGCGATGGGCATCAACCGGCCCAGCCTGTACGCGGCGTACGGCAACAAGGAGTCGCTGTTCCGCCAGTGCCTCGACCGCTACCGGACCGGCCCGGCCCGGCGCACCCACGAGGCCCTCGCCCAGCCCACCGCCCGGGCCGTCGCCGAGCACCTGCTGCGCGCCACCGTCGAGGTGGTCACCCGCGAGGAGGGCCCCGGCTGCCTGCTGGTGCACGGGGCGCTCGCCACCGGCGCGGGCGCCGAGGCCGTGCGCGCGGAGAGCGCGGCCCGGCGCGCGGACCGCCGCGAGGCGCTCCGGGCCCGCTTCGAACGGGCCCGGCTGGCGGGCGAGTTCCCGCCGGACACCGACCCGGCCGCGCTCGCCGACTACCTCACCACCCTCACCTACGGCCTCGCCGTCCAGGCCACCGAGGGCACCCCGCCCGACCGCCTGCACCGGATCGCCGCCCAGGCGCTCCGCGACTGGCCCAGCGCCTGACGCCCCCGGCCGGGCCCCGGAGAGCGGCGTCCCCCCGGGAACGGAACCGCCCGGAAGACGGAACCGCCCGGAGAAACGGAACCGCCCGGGCACCGCGGTTCTCGCGGTGCCCGGGCGGTCGCTGCTCCCCGTGCGGTCGTTCCTCCGGCCGTCCTCAGACGGCCTTGGCCTCCGGCACCCGCTTCGGCGGGGCGCCCGCCGACTTCGCGGGCCGGAAGAAGAAGTACAGCGTCGGGGCGAGGTAGAGCGCCCAGACCCAGACCTGGACCTTCGTCGGGTCGGGCTGGAAGTTGAAGACGCCCTTCAGCAGCGTCCCGTACCAGCTGTCGACCGGGATGGTGGAGGAGATGTCGAAGGCGTGGACGCCCAGGCCGGGGATCCAGCCGGCTTCCTGGAGGTCGTGGACGCCGTAGGCGAGGACGCCGGCGGCGACGACGACGAGCATGCCGCCGGTCCAGGTGAAGAACTTGGCGAGGTTGATCTTGAGGGCGCCGCGGTAGAACAGCCAGCCCAGGACGACCGAGGTGAGCAGGCCGAGGGTGGCGCCGGCCAGCGGGTTCCAGCCGTCGCCGGTGGACTGGACGGCGGTCCAGATGAACAGGGAGGTCTCCAGGCCCTCGCGGCCGACGGCGAGGAACGCGGTGGCGACGAGGGCGCCGGTGCCCATGGCGAGCGCGGCGTCCAGCTTGCCCTGGAGTTCGCTCTTGAGGTGGCGGGCGGTGCGGCGCATCCAGAAGACCATCCAGGTGACCAGGCCGACCGCGATGATCGACAGGCTGCCGCCGAGGGCTTCCTGGGCCTCGAAGGACAGCTGGCTGGAGCCGAACTGGAGGACCGCGCCGAAGGCCATCGCGAGCGCGACGGCGGATCCGACACCGATCCAGACCGGGCCGAGCCGGTCCCGGTGGCCGGTCTTGACCAGGTAGGCGATCAGGATGCAGACCACGAGGCTGGCTTCGAGGCCCTCGCGCAGGCCGATCAGGTAGTTGGCGAACACGGCGGTTCTCCTTCCTCGGGTGAGAGGGGGGTGGGTGGCGGGGGTCAGCCGAAGAGGGACTGGCCCCACCACTCGCCGGGCTTGCGGACACCGGGCGGGCAGGCGAAGTGGGCGGAGCCGACGTGGGTGATGTACTCGTTCAGCTTGTCGTTGGCCGCGAGCTTGGTCTGCAGCGGGACGAACGCCTTGCGGGTGTCGCGCTGGTAGGCCAGGAAGAACAGGCCCGCGTCCAGGCGGCCGAGGCCGTCGGAGCCGTCGGTGAAGGAGTAGCCGCGGCGCAGGATCATCAGGCCGCCGTTGCTGTCGGGGTGGGCGAGGCGGACGTGCGAGTCGGCCGGCATCGCCGCCAGGTCGGGGGCGTCGCGCTCCTTCTGCCCGCCGTAGGGGGCGCCCTCGATCTTGGTGCGGCCGAAGGTGTCCTCCTGGTCCTTGAGCGAGGCGCGGTCCCAGGTCTCGATGGTCATCCGGATCCGGCGGGCGACCAGGTAGGAGCCGCCGGTCATCCAGTCGGCGCCGTCGCCGGGGGCGACCCAGACGTGCTTCGCCAGCGCGTCGGCGTCCGTCCCGGCGATGTTGTGGGTGCCGTCCTTGAAGCCCATCAGGTTGCGCGGGGTCTGGCTGTCCGGCGTGGTGGAGGAGGTCTTGCCGAAGCCGAGCTGCGACCAGCGGACGTTGACCACGCCCATGCCGATCCTCGCCAGGTTGCGGATCGCGTGCACGGCGACCTGCGGGTCGTCGGCGCACGCCTGGATGCACAGGTCGCCGCCGCTGCGGCCGGCCTCCAGCCGGTCGCCCTTGAACTTGGGCAGGTCGACCAGCGCCTCCGGCAGCTTCGCCTTCAGCCCGAACCGGTCCACGCCGTCCTTGTCGAACAGGGTCCGCCCGAAGCCGATCGTCAGCGTCAGCCGGGAGGCGGGCAGGCCGAGCGCCTCGCCGGTGTCGTCCGGCGGCGACTCGGGCACGACGCCGACGGCGCCGCCGCCGACCTCGCGACCGCCGGTGATCGACGCGGCGGCCTTGGTCCACTCCTTGAGCATCCTGACCAGGGCGTCCCGGTCGTCGGTGATCACGTCGAACGCGGCGAAGTGCAGCCGGTCCTGGACGGGGGTGGAGATGCCCGACTGGTTCTCCCCGTAGAACGGGATCTCGGGCGACGGCTGCGGCGCGGCGCCGTCGTCCTCGCTCGACATGGTCGCGGCGGCCACCGTGCCGACCGCGGCCGCGCCGAGCGCGACGCCGGCGCCCGCCCAGCCTATGACGGCCCGTCGGCTGAGCCCGGCCTGCCGCTCCCGCCCACCGCTCTCGGCGGGGGCCGCCTGCTGCTCGTTCTCGGCGTCCATCTCTGGCGTTCCCTCTCGGACGTGTCGGACCTGTCGGACCTGTCGGGCGTGTCGAGCCCGGAACCGGGTGCCGCCGCGGCCGCGACGGCACCCTGACGAGGACTTAGCTTACGCTGCCCTTACCTGACCCCTCGCCCGACCTGCCCCGCTTGACCCGCCCTTGACCTGCGGCGAGTCGGCGGCCGCCGTTCGGCGACCCCGGGACGGCTACTTGACGACGACCGCGGCGGCCAGCTTGGAGAGCGGCTCGCCGAGCGAGTTGACCGCGTCCGAGAAGGTCTTGCGCTCGTCCTCGGTGACCTTGTCGTACGAGGTGTAGGTGCCGTCGGCGGCGCGGTACTTGCCGAGCAGCCCGGTGATCTTCTCGAACTCGGCGTCCAGGGTCTTGGAGAGCCCGGGCTCGTTCTCGGCGGCGACCGGCTTCAGCAGCTCGTAGGCCTGCCGGGCGCCCTCGACGTTGGCGGCGAAGTCCGAGAGGTCGGTGTGGCTGTAGCGGTCCTCCTCACCGGTGATCTTGTTCTTGGAGACCTCGTCCAGCAGTTCCTTGGCGCCGTTGGCCATGCCGGTCGGGGTGATCTCGGCCTCGGGGATCCGCTTCTGCCAGTCCTTCAGGTCGGTGACCAGCTGGGCGGCGAGGGCCTTCTCCTCGTCGCCGATCTTCCCGTCGACCCAGAGCGACTTCTCGATCCGGTGCCAGCCGGTCCAGCTCTGGCCCTCCCCCAGCGCGTCCTCGCGGGTGTCGGTCTTCGGGTCGACGTCACCGAAGCTCTCCGCCACCGGCTCGGTGCGCTCCCAGCCCACCCGCGACGCGGCGAACAGCGACTTGGCCTTCTCCACGTCCCCGGCGGTGACCGCGGCGGCGAACTGCTCGACCACCGGGATGGTCGCGTCGGCCTGCTCCTGGGCGTACGTGCGGTAGTCGGCGACCGCCCGGGTCAGCCGGTCGTCCGCCTTCGCCGGGGCCGAGGAGCCGGCCGTGACGGTGATCTTCTGCCGGATGCCGTCACCGGTCATGCCCGGCTTGCAGGCCACCTCGTAGGTGCCGGCCTTGATCTCGGCGTTGATGGTCACCTTGGTGCCGGGGCCGATGTTCTCCCGCTCGGTGACGATCTTGTCGCCGTCGGCGTAGACGTACAGCTCGGTGACCTTGCTGCCCTTGTTGGCCACCGCCAGCTCGACGTGCCCGGCCGGGAACGAGGTCTTCGACAGGTCGCACTTGCTG is part of the Kitasatospora setae KM-6054 genome and harbors:
- a CDS encoding ABC transporter ATP-binding protein: MNTPQPGPHPTPQDSPQPGPQPSLDELRRRALAAAAPRAADGDHAITCERLVRIFSTDGIEVQALQGLDLTVDRGDLIALVGASGSGKSTLLNILAGLDAPTAGTATVDGHDLLTMTAKQRLHYRRDTVGFIWQQTARNLLPFLTAAQNIALPLQLATGHRAARRHRSRVDELLETLGITDLAHRRPAQLSGGQQQRVAIAVALANDPAVLLADEPTGELDSDTAAAIFDAFRTVNRELATTIVIVTHDPMVAGEVRRTVAIRDGRTSTEVIRRTHTDEHGTETVHEREYVMLDRTGRVQLPAAFLAALGMRHRVAADLAADHIALHPDDHTP
- a CDS encoding sigma-70 family RNA polymerase sigma factor, which gives rise to MIMDRDGVAERLEPFRRELTAYCYRMLGSAFEAEDAVQETLVRAWSKFDGFEGRAALRTWLYRIATNVCLDMAPAPQRRARPMDLTSPCPAGAPDLAQSEENVWVGPVPDSRVLSGDPAEVAVGRESIRLAFVSALQKLPARQRAVLILREVLAWSAAETAELLETTVASVNSALQRARATMSAERPAGDVFDPLDETQRSLLARYVQAFEAFDIEALKRLLHEDAVLNMPPFQMWVRGVVELGEWWQGAGCGCAGSRLVPVEANGTPAFAQYRPAEDGDGWTPWGITQLEIVDGRIATMTNHMDVDRLFPLWGLPARLPAEPRA
- a CDS encoding class I SAM-dependent methyltransferase; translated protein: MASPNTDFGAAGASCARHNASARGRLRHDLVARRLLAELPGAPARVLDVGCGDGEMTLRLARAGHRVTGVDPSADMLAAAAERLAAGLGVRSDHADRVRLRQADLASLPADLGVFDAVCCHGVLMHLDDSAAAVLRLAGLVAPGGVLSVLTRNRGATGVREALRGDYRRARELIEAGAGESVGNLGLGTRGDDPARLDAWAAAGGLVPLAWQGVRVFHDHRDDWRPDPAEYQAALELEWAASSRDPYRGTARLVHTLARRPAHP
- a CDS encoding SDR family NAD(P)-dependent oxidoreductase; the encoded protein is MTQTQELTRTSAATFAPDVLAGRTALVTGGSRGIGAATALALAAAGADVALSHSGSAPRAEEVVRQIEALGRRAAAYKADQGDAAEVEALVAAVAADFGRLDILVNNAGVLAGGLVDGEADPRALERQYAINVSGVTAAIRAAAPRLPAGGRIITIGSNLAARPGLPGLADYSATKAAVTAYSRGAAAELAGRGITVNVVQPGSTATEMNDESGPHSDAQRAANALGRYGRPEEIAAAVVFLATPAAAFVTGSVFAVDGGYFA
- a CDS encoding TetR/AcrR family transcriptional regulator, with product MTGRPRTFDLDDGLDRAMRVFWRHGYEGTALSDLTAAMGINRPSLYAAYGNKESLFRQCLDRYRTGPARRTHEALAQPTARAVAEHLLRATVEVVTREEGPGCLLVHGALATGAGAEAVRAESAARRADRREALRARFERARLAGEFPPDTDPAALADYLTTLTYGLAVQATEGTPPDRLHRIAAQALRDWPSA
- the efeU gene encoding iron uptake transporter permease EfeU, yielding MFANYLIGLREGLEASLVVCILIAYLVKTGHRDRLGPVWIGVGSAVALAMAFGAVLQFGSSQLSFEAQEALGGSLSIIAVGLVTWMVFWMRRTARHLKSELQGKLDAALAMGTGALVATAFLAVGREGLETSLFIWTAVQSTGDGWNPLAGATLGLLTSVVLGWLFYRGALKINLAKFFTWTGGMLVVVAAGVLAYGVHDLQEAGWIPGLGVHAFDISSTIPVDSWYGTLLKGVFNFQPDPTKVQVWVWALYLAPTLYFFFRPAKSAGAPPKRVPEAKAV
- the efeB gene encoding iron uptake transporter deferrochelatase/peroxidase subunit, which encodes MDAENEQQAAPAESGGRERQAGLSRRAVIGWAGAGVALGAAAVGTVAAATMSSEDDGAAPQPSPEIPFYGENQSGISTPVQDRLHFAAFDVITDDRDALVRMLKEWTKAAASITGGREVGGGAVGVVPESPPDDTGEALGLPASRLTLTIGFGRTLFDKDGVDRFGLKAKLPEALVDLPKFKGDRLEAGRSGGDLCIQACADDPQVAVHAIRNLARIGMGVVNVRWSQLGFGKTSSTTPDSQTPRNLMGFKDGTHNIAGTDADALAKHVWVAPGDGADWMTGGSYLVARRIRMTIETWDRASLKDQEDTFGRTKIEGAPYGGQKERDAPDLAAMPADSHVRLAHPDSNGGLMILRRGYSFTDGSDGLGRLDAGLFFLAYQRDTRKAFVPLQTKLAANDKLNEYITHVGSAHFACPPGVRKPGEWWGQSLFG
- the efeO gene encoding iron uptake system protein EfeO; translation: MPARRTSAAAFLVLAVAGAALVGCSKKDDGGKGSADGAAGSVQVTATDSKCDLSKTSFPAGHVELAVANKGSKVTELYVYADGDKIVTERENIGPGTKVTINAEIKAGTYEVACKPGMTGDGIRQKITVTAGSSAPAKADDRLTRAVADYRTYAQEQADATIPVVEQFAAAVTAGDVEKAKSLFAASRVGWERTEPVAESFGDVDPKTDTREDALGEGQSWTGWHRIEKSLWVDGKIGDEEKALAAQLVTDLKDWQKRIPEAEITPTGMANGAKELLDEVSKNKITGEEDRYSHTDLSDFAANVEGARQAYELLKPVAAENEPGLSKTLDAEFEKITGLLGKYRAADGTYTSYDKVTEDERKTFSDAVNSLGEPLSKLAAAVVVK